The genomic DNA TGTGGATATAAAAAATGCCATTTTAAAGAGAGTTTGCTGCAGTCACACTTACCACAAACAGACTTGGATGCAGCAGCAAGTCTCTAGCAGTAGGTCTCTCTGCAGGATTTTCAGCTAAGCATCTCCGAATGAAGTCCTGTTGATAAACATCCCATGGAAAGAAGTGTTAAATAAATGGCATGGACAGACACTCTTCACTTCAGAAtacaaaaatctaaaaaatattCTTACAAATTGTAATCTGTGGCCTCATCATTAGTGCAATGAACTCTGAAGCTCCAAGTTTAAGCCTTGTTAGGCCAATGTATTGTGTTTCTGGGTAAGACACCATACTGTCACACTGCATCCCTTCAGGTATAAATGGCTCAGAAAATTGTCCAAGGAACCTCACAAAATGCTAGGGAGGGTGGGGTACAGTACACCTCAATAAAAAGACATCCCATCAAAGGGAGTAGAAGCACTTCTTTTCACTTTCTGCTAGAGAGACTACAATAAGCTCCAGAATTATGGGGCTAGCGCTTACATTGTTTATCACAGGAATGCAACCTGACAAATAATAATTGTTCCAACAGTTAAATTTATGATCAAATAGTTAATTTATTCAGTGGTTAATACAACACTTTTATACCTGCTGGCGTGGTATAGTGGAGTTAGCGGAGTCTAATCCGGCAATAGCTTTGAAGACAGCATCTCGTGAAACTCGACCCTCTGTGTCATGAAGTTCCAGGGCTGCCATCTAGCAAGAGTTGATCAAAACTAAATTTCCTTTAACTTTTTCACAggtaaaacaatataaaatcaGACAAAGGTGATCAAAATCATTAGAAAGCTGTCTTAAAGTGGGAAGAaatgtccaaaataaaaaacttataTAACCATATGAAATGGGACAAACACCAACACTCCAATGATATGGGCCATAAATGGACTGAAAGGGTGAGGGGTGCAGTGTTTGAAGGAAAAAAGCCATAGATTACAGCAATAAAGTGATGGCAGTGTACTCTCCAACTATAATGTTACAGCAATCTTAATCTGACAATCTATATTATACCCATAAGTATTACCTCAAGAGCACAAATTCCAAAAGCATAAATATCAACTGCACAGTCAATGATATGTCCAGGTTTTCCTGTAAGTGAAAGCattcaaaacagttttgttgATAGTGGGTCTTAATTCCAgcaaattttcttgtttcaagTTAAGTTCTATCCAGGACACAATTTTCTGAGATGATGACTTCTCTACCAATAAAGAACAATCAAATAAATgagcaaacaaatttaaattaaatagtACCATATTCTGGGGCAATAAAGTGCATGTTCCGCCTCTCATCTCTGTATGTTTTCACGTGATTGTGAATGGTATCAGGAGCAACTGGAAATGAAACACaagataattaaattgaagcaagacaaaaaacaaatagtTCTGATGAAAGCCCCTGATTAGCTCCAAAGCCTTGCTTACCTGAACCAATTTTGATCAATCCATTGTGCTGGATAAATATTGTGTCACAAGACAAGTTGCCATGCACAATGGGTGTTTCACATCCATGGAGATAgctgtaaaaggaaaataaactcacattaaataaaaatgataaaggaATAGCAGGAGAAAAGGGAacattgtttttatctttcctcTTGAGTTGGATAAATTATTCGCAACTTTAAAGACAAAAATCTGTGAATTTTCTACCTCAAGGCTGACAAAATTTGCCGTAACCATCTTTTCCATACCTGAAATGAAACAGTTCAaagatatatattttcaaattgaattgGTTTTTCAAAACTGCAAGAAGCTATGACTTGAAAATAAGCTTTCTTGTAACTTATCTGTAGCTGCTGCTCACCATTTAAAAAGCATATTCTGTAAAATATTAGTGCAATATTTCATCTTTAACAAGCAATACCTTCTCATTCAAGGTCTTTAAGCTCTTTCGTGTCTTCTTCAGGAACTGTTTCAATGATCCAGAAGTCATGTACTCAGTGATGAAGATGACCCGAGGTTTTTCAGGACTGGTATCTGTCCAAAACTTGTGAAATTTAACAATGTTTGCATGCTGtcgaaaataacaaaaaaaggtttAGATTGTTTGTTACAAAAGCTTTCACACAGAGAACAGGGATTTCCAGAAAATCAATTAAAGAAcataaaaagctgaaaaaagagTAAAGCACTTTTTGATCAGACAGagaaaaatcataataattataacaactataataatattataattataattatcattgttTCTATTATCATAaatatcattgttattgttattagcTTTTTCCTTTATGACTTACATCCAACTGGATCAGATTTTCAAAGACAGCTGTGACATTCTCCTACACATAGAAGGGAGAGCATATTAAATTAATAATTCAGACTATATTTTACAAGGAATGGTCAAAATACCCTTGAGTCTTGAAAATTGCAACAGTATCTTTAAAGAATATTGACACATTTCTCAATAAAGTGTACATTGAGAATGTAATAATCACACAATCATTAAGTTCATACATTTAACTGCAATAACTTGGATATACATGTCAGTATAAGTCTTTGTAAACATTTAAATATACCTCTTTACTTTTGAAGGATTTTCTCTCAGAAAACTGCACTTCATTCCAAACTACTTCAACGCCTTCCTCTGTATCCATGGCTAAGAATGAATGGTCAATACCTGGAACATCTCTCTGCATCACCTTGAGAAGATgcagtaaaaatcaaaataagtcTTACTTACTTTTCAGTGGAGTATTGACAGAAATCTGAGATAGTACTGCTTTCATTTAAACAAAGATACATTTTCCCAAATAATATTTATACATTTGTACATTTATCATTATCTCGCCATTGATATATTTCACACTGTGACTAAATGCCCTGCAGCCGGGCACAGTCTAAAATAGACGAAATGCGTGGCAGTCAGAAATTTCCACAGCATTTCAACTGAAAGGCTATTTCAAACTTCTTGagaatatcagatgtttgtttacAGATGTCATGTCAAGCaattccaaaaataaattttttgtttaagtaAACATAAATTATCTGAGCTCGTCCATCCCGCTGCCGGGCTTTTAGCCCCAGCGTATATGTTATAGACAAGCATCCTTGAAATTGTTTCCAGTTATACAATATTTTCTTCTCTTACGAGTGTAGCATCAATCATTTTTGAAAGTTGGGTACAACACCACTTTGGCAACTATTGGAGGCATACTACTTTTGGAAGCCCATGTATTGTGAATTCTTGAATAAACacggacaaagaaaaaaaaaccaattttattttcgttgtaTGGTCAATCGAACTGGATTAATGATTGTACAGGGAGTACTGAAAACACGCTTTCAGCTGGAAAGGCTGCTGGCGTTAATATCAATACGTACCTCTTGCCTTCTCTTCTCCCATCGTCCACATGGACTTTGCTCGActacatcatcatcatcttcatcacttTCATCTCCAGAATGCTCGTTCCGAACGTCATTGATTCCAAGTGTTAAATTGTTCGCCATTTcgctattattatttttaccttCTCGAAGAATGGCCGACTGAGTTCTAGTTGACTGTTTGGTCGAAAGAAACGCAGGCTCAGGGAGGCTCGGggctaaaaaaaataagaaatgattaGGATGTCTCGTGAAGCTTACATAATGTACTGGTTAAGTAAAAGTCTTTCGTTGCGAAATGGCGCAGGTCTTGCACGGTTGTCGATTAGATAACTTGTATTCTTCCGAAGATCAAGTTCAATAAATCACCTTTAAATTTAGAGGACTACTGGTTGAGGTTATACATCACTGCTTCTAGATTCTTGAAGAGATCGGGAAATTCGTAGCTAGACACGATTCCGGTTAAGGTTTGTAGCCCTTTCGTTTTCATCCGCAAAAACATGCTTGTATTTTCAGGATGTTTGTTGCCCGTTGCAAGCTTGTCCGAACATAATTTATTTGtctttgcttttgctttgttGTGGTAAGTGAGGGGTTAAAGTGTACTGTGAAAAATCAggtgttttttctgtttttgctgACTCCAGGAGAACGATCCGCCTGCATATTATCACGTGATGTTGTCGATTAGCAGGACTCAACAAGCAGTTACGCTATGAAactgaaaatcaattttatctCATTACATTTTGTAGCCTTTTTATTGCCAAGGGTTTGTTTTTACGAGCAATGCAAGTTTTGATATATTTGCAATGTGGGAGTTTTTGAGTCACAGAACTTGAACAACTTCTCCTTGCCCAAAGAATATCAAGTGGAATATGAAAGAAGGTATAAGaccataaaattattttaaaataaagatgGCATTGGTAAAACGTAAGTTTCTGTTTGAGTAAAAGCCTTATTTTACTTCCTGGTTGTGGTAATGACCTCAGAAACCAATTAAAACCTGTACATTTTCAATTGTTAAAAGGTGCCTTGTTAACGGGTCCAAAAGGAACATTTTGACAATACAATAGCAGTATAAACTAATACTGTGGTGTGGTTTATGTCTGATTGGTGTCTCTACCAAACATACAAATTGACATTAATGGTTTAGAGTGAGGCTTACATTTTATTCTTAACTTTAGTTGTCAGTAACATATAGAGTAAACCTTTCTGTTCATTTCTGAATTTATAGTTTATTCTGCAACCATGTCTCGTGGTGAATTTGGTAGTCCCTCATATGGTACCCTTTCTTCAGGTGTTAGAGTGAATTTTGACAGGCCATCATCCAGATACTCAGAAGGTAAAGTTGGAAAATGATGTAACAATGACAAGCATACTCAGTATACACTAGGCACAGTCATTCctttattatttctttgttctgtttatttcaGGTGATTTAGGTGAAAATTTTCAGATTCTCAGTGACAATGTTAGTAGCAACATCTTCCAAATTAACAACAACAGTAAGTATCCAATAACTGGTTATTTAATCAATACTTTTAAGTGCCTTAGTTGCGCTATTGTCTTTTAACGTCTCACACTACATGTGACATTAATCTGCCACTAATaattgtaatgtatgataattctgaatttattttgatttccaCTTTAGCTGCTGCATTGGAGCGCATCTTTAAACAGTTAACAGCAGGAAAAGATGGTCAAGAGGAAAAACTGTAAGTTGATTTCTGTCTTTGTTGATAAAATGTTTCATATACCACATATAGCTTTACcatcagcaaaagaaaaaaatataataaatttaattgttACAAGTTTGATGATGAGACATAAGGAAAGCTAAGAAACCTGATGGTGAAATCTGTGGCCTGTTGTCCTGTTGAACCCTTATGGACCTGGCCAACCCTTGGAAAAGGAACTCAACCTTGAGAGGAGAGGTAGTGTTTCAAAAGAAGTCAATGAGAGTTGTACTCTTAGTATCCTCCATTAGCCTGACAATTCTCTTCTCTTTACAGTCATAGAATACAGAAAGCTACAAATGACCTTGCTGGTAAAACAACTGCCATGTTGAAACAGATGAGTTCTTATTGCGTTGGAAATAGTCCTACAGTGGTAAGTGGCAATTTGAGCAAATAACAGTTCATTCATGTTAATGTCAGCTTTTTTGGTTAAAATAGATAGAAACTTCCTTTATTGAGGTATTTTTGCTCCAATAAGGTGTAAAGATTTGACCTTTCAATGTTCCAAATTGACTGTAGTGTCTTAATTGAGTCGTTTTCAAGTTCCAAAAACTCTTACTTTTGGAAACGAGACTAGTCACTAAATATTTTGTataaaaacaagtttcatttgcacaattaaaaaaatttatctttttttaaaagtttggtACTTACccttattttgaaaaaagaaacaagctaAATTAAGAACTAATGTCATGTTTTGACATACTATTAACCGAGCTAATACTATTTTTAGCATTTGCTTGCTTGTAGActattgtatttttcttttttattttacactTAGAGGCAACAGCGATTACAACATGAAAGATTAAAGGGAGATTTCAGAGATTCAGTTTCACGTTACTACTCTGTTCAAAATGTAAGTAGTGGATAATTGCCACCGTTTTGCTTTCTTCAATTGCTTGACATGATGATTATATAATTATACACAATCATATACTCCAATAATTATTATAGTTGTTACAAGAAACAAAGAATGTTTTGACCAGTTTTTTATTATAATCCTGTCTGCTGTTATCCCTTGTAGAAAGTGGTTGAAAAGGAGAAGCTTCTGGTGGGCTCAACAGGACTTTCACAGGTGatcagaaaattgtttttttactttttggttTTATTATGAGACAGTCTAACATGTGAATATTGCTCAAGTAACAACTCTCAATTCAGTTTTTTCTATCATCAACCAACATAAATTCTTTTCAAtagatgaattttttatattataCCTTGCATCATCCAGTTTTTAGCAACACCTACCtttttttgatcagttttagaggggggggggtgtgtgcAGAGAAGCAACTTCTCTGTAGTAAGGAGGTCGCCATGGCAATCAAGTCACAGCTGACAGCACTGACTTGGTTTTAACCTTGTTTAAATTACAGTTAGCTGGACTGAAACTTTTAGAAACCCTTTACTGATTGTGGTAATTTATGTGTTAACCACAGAGGCAAGATAGTAGAAGATATGGAGATGATGAGTTTGGAAATGAGAAAAGTGGCTTAATGGAGGATGATCGTAGGAGGTAAATATAGAGAATTTACACATTTCTCATAgaaattatgataatgataaaaaaattacttgaactatttttaatttcctaGTGCAGgcaaaagacaatttttcctTCATGTTTCTGGCAACCATTCTGTCCATAACTTTATGGCAATTagaaaaaatgtaaacattgCATAAGTTTGGATACTAAACCTTCCCATTTAATATATTTTCTAACTTGTTGTACATGGGTTGTTCTAGAATGACACAAAATAGTTTCTCCCTGTAAATGGCCCTTGCTTCCTCATTTTTAGTGGAAAATTGCTTCAAATTTGGAAGATTTCCTCTGGGCAGTCCATTGCTACATTTTCAACCATCCTTATCTCTGCTTATTTAATTTATCCAATTCTAATACCATTGACACCAGGCAAGAGCAAGAGCAGTTGGACATGCAGATTGACATTGATCAATCACTGATAAGAGACAGAGAGGACAGAATCCGACAGATAGAAGTAAGTCTGGGTTATATTGTTATTTCAATCTATAAAATAAGCAACTAAAAGGTGAAGTTTGGCAACAATTCAATTAAATTGTGCAAAAGAATACAAAATCCAACTTCTTGTTTCTATTCATAACTTGATATGTATTTATTGACATTTGTGTAAAACTCTGGAACTGTTACCTGAGTGCAATCTTTTAAGTGGAGGGTTGGCTGTATACAGGCCATGCAAGTTATGCTGAAGTATTttactttcttcattttgtagGGAGATATTCTAGACATCAATGAAATATTCCGAGACTTAGCAACTATGGTTTATGAACAAGGAGATCTTGTTGGTAAAAAGATAATCTTGTCAAGTTTTGAATGTAGTTTTTAGTAATTTTCTGATTTGTTTATATAACAGATGGAGAAATGACACAGCCTTTTGCAGTTTTGGAATCAACTAGCCAGTTAAAATACTATATAATTAGAGATTTTCACATTGAATTCAATCAATTAATGAAGCAACTTGTCAATTTCACATTATGCAATGAGGTTACCCTTACATCTGAGCCAAAGGCCCATGTCTAAAATGAATGACAAAagattgaaatgtttttgtatgCTCTAATTTTAGATTCAATAGAAGCAAATGTTGAACAAGCACAAAATTATGTGGAGGGAGCTAATGTCCAACTCAGTAAGGCCAGTGTATACCAGGTAAGGCAGCGGTTAAGGatcaaaaaaatttagaaagtttgtttttgatATCATTGTTTAGGGCAAGCATATCCTTGTGATAGTCTGCTGGTACAAGACTGACTCATGTAGCTTTCAGAACCAAAACAGGTTTTTTTGAGTATAAATTGACTGTAAGCATTGCTAATTTCCAGAACAGGATATCATTCCTTTGGAGGTTACCTCTTTTATTTCGTAAATACTGAGATTTGCAGTGTGAAGTACTATTATTTGTGTCATGGCTTGGACAAATGGTGTATTTTCAGTCATTCACTCCAatctttgaaatgaaatgtgaaaaaatctTAGTATGTATGAAAAGAaacatcataccatggaaagtGCTGGAACAATTCTTATGTAATTGTTGCAATGCATCAAACTCATTTGTTCACTGTGCtcaatcatttgttttttcatgcaTGGCAACTCAATACTAAAAATGGTTGGTGTGCAATTTCCATGGAAGAATCTCTTTATATTTGAGAGCTAACTGGTTTTCTCTGTCTCAAGGGTTTTAACTGGAATTGAACTTATCAATGTTCCTGATAAGTAAGGGGAGACTGTCAAACAGGATTTGAAAGTATTGAGGCAATTGTTTCAGTAACATGTGCAAATACTGAacttcagatttttttttcctttcacagaaATCAGCCCGTAAGAAGATGTGCATTTTACTTGTTATTATTGCGATCGTTGGTGGAGTTATTGGCATAATTATTTGGCAAACAAATTAACAAGCATAATTTTGACAGCAAATTACTTCAAGATGAAGAATCAAACCAGTTATGGTTTCCCCCCTAGTTCCAGAAACTGTCTGAATCAATGTTTCATGAAATTGGCATAAGGTTTTGAAAGACTTGGAAAGAGTATCACCTGGAATATGTAAacattattggaaaaaaagCATGCAACAGTCATGTGTTTTTCAAGGAATATTTTATGGGTGTGACCTTTGGGTCATGATGAGGACTTTGGCTGAAATTGTGCTTGCCATACGTTCAATATATGAAAAGTTAAAGTTTATACATACAGGATGAAGTAAAACTTAATTCATTAGATTGGAAACTGAAGGATTACTTTATTTCAACTAattgttaatgaaataaaaagagttATGAAGAAGCCTTATTGTTTAGTCCATCCATGTCCAATCCAAATTGGATTCTCACCTCGACTTCTCAGCTTTGAACTTCAGGGCCAGGAGGGGAAGGGGAACAAAACAAACCTCTGCCAAACAAAGCTCCATAGAGTGTATAACACTGTGAGTTGCTCACTTTGTAAATGTCTCAGGCCAATTTATTTGCACGTAAAATTCAAAAAGTTCCTACGGCAAAAACCATTTCTAAGTCTTCAGTTAATAATCtgctaaaaataaaatgttataaTATTTTTGTACatccctaatttttttttagttcttgtaCACAGTTCCAGATGGGGAAATAATTGTGACAATGATGAATACCAACTCCTTCTGGGTGCCAACCAGGAAATTTTTGGTAAACCAGACTTTCCTTATGCACAAACCAAATGTCACACCATGAACAGTAACTGTTCTACTGCTGAAGTGTTTATGCCAAACACTCTGTAGCTCTCACTAGTATTTTGTGTTCGTAGTTCCTATCTCATGTTGCCAAAGAGAGAATGTAAAATGCATCCAGGAGTCTCTTTAATCTGTGCTTTTAGTCTCTGTATCTTGCTTGACATAAGCCATGACATGGCCCATGATACAGTACAGCTATGTTCCACTAAGTTTAAAACTAAAGATTTCTTGGCATGAAACATGAACTCTAGACTCAACCATTTTGAATCTTGAAATAAGCTAAAAAGTCTTCTTATAAATAGTTGCTAAATGAGCAAAGAAGGCGTTGGTTTCTTTCCAGGCCAAGCTTCCTTAGCATACTTCTTCTTTTTAGGGGCTTCTGCAATTATCATTGTTGCATTTTGCACAACAGGCCCAGTAGGGATGGGCTCTGGAGCATGATGGACAGGGACCTCAGCCAGCTCTGGTGAGGATACATCAGGGGCTGATGTGATAGACATTCGAGGTTTATGTTGTGCAGTGGGTGAGGTAGGGCTGGTGGGTTCTGGTACACCTCCTGTGCCAGGGAGATTGGAGTAGAGACCCTGAGAGTAAGGAAAGCTTTGGAGGCGGCGCGTAATATTCTCTGTAAGGCTTCCAACTGGTGAAACTGGTCCTCGCATTTTCTGTAAAACAACAGTCTAACTGAAATACTGAGAAAGAGCCCTGACTGCACTGTTCAAAAGATGATCAAGCTAACCAAGAATTAGTATACATTTTAGATTCAGCTTTAAAGCTTTGCAGTTAgattgatttttatcttttgttttcttcagtttttcctTACACTAAGATATAACCCCATCAAACATTGGccttaatattttctttacacttagatatatatataaatatatatatatatatatatacagggagtctgcaagtcgattttcccgtggaacagtgctcaatacattgaagcagagcagaataaatcttttaagaggaaaaaaggacgcaactacattttcccgacaagcctgttttgtgaatcgcttcactcttcagggatttaatgaaagaatattcatgtgactatcgtgtatatatcaggaaaatttacataatatgaagtaaacttaaaaactttaaagttcagctgttgcgtagcaacgctttgtttctgtgtcggcgTGAAGATACAAGTTtgttacgcttatttagtgatgagaggtcaggtcggtaaattatcaggaatttttcttttaggcagaggttgcatctaGCTCTCCCTtcaacagctccagtaaaagataAGATAATTTACCAATGACCATGATATATGACCAgataaaaattaacatttaaaatgtaCAGTACCTTGTTTGGAATAACAATAGATGTTTGAACCATATTTCTGAACTTTCCCACTGTGGGATCAATATcctctgaaataagaaaaaaaatcaagtggagttattgttttcaatgtttctgaGTGAACTCAACTTTTACAGATTATGAACAAAGATACTTCTTAGGAATGTCTGAATATGAAAGTAATATGAAAGTAAGATGCTGAATCAGTAATCTGATCATATTTAGAAGACCAGGCTATAAGTAAACCTGTGAACTCAGCATACATGTAAATCTCAGTTAGTGGAGCATCTGATTTTATAGGCTGAGGTTTTCTTCGTCTTACGCTTGTGATAAATaccattaaattttttcaatatttcattgtGTAAATTAATTTGATAGCCAAGTTCCAGTTATTTTGAACTCTGTCTCTACATAAGTTGCTTTTAACATTGCTACCCTTACAGTTGTTAGGACACTGAATGTTAAAGTATCTGAATGTGTAATGTATCCTGGCAGTGAACTCTGCACCATAGCTGGTAGAAAATACACCCACCCACTTGGAACTAGTAAAAGTTTGAATCCTCATAAGCAATTCATACACCAACCTGATTTTTTATATCAGAAGGTATTCAATGTCAAAATTAATCAATTCGACCTAGATCTTTACCTGGATTAAtaatttcttctccttctctaAACTGGACAGATAATGAGGACCTCCGTTTCCGTTTTAAGGACGTGACACCTGTTAACTTTGTACTTCCTTCCTCTATGCCAAGAGATGAAATCCTTTTGTTATGTGCTGTGTTAAACTCTGTTAAGTCCTGTTTCCATCCAAAAAATATAGCATAGCTAAGAACAAAATTATATCTACAATTGCTATTTACATTAATTTACACATTATCTTCTGTTATTTAAGTCATTTCACAAAATGTCCAAAGCAGTGAGATGTTACCAGACATAAGTAAAAATACTGTAattattcggttataaggcatattgtttttttcaagatattactaatttctactaaaaattacTGCCAAAGTTTGGGTGCGTCTCATAGGCAAATATTTtcccgaaacaattttttttatcacagttactggtacaatttcaagcaaataaaaggaCACAATGTTGGTCATTGAATTTTATAAATATGGTGGTAATCAATGTATTTTTGCATAGTGTACTTGGTCATTGACAATCAGATACACTGCCCTTGTGGTTTATTTACCAGCTTACTTATCTTGAATATGCTCTTGGTTCACTGAGTGCTTAACTAccaaatttcacctttttgaCCTCTCAATACATAAAAGGCTGGTCTGAACTTT from Pocillopora verrucosa isolate sample1 chromosome 2, ASM3666991v2, whole genome shotgun sequence includes the following:
- the LOC131790616 gene encoding syntaxin-12-like isoform X2, which codes for MSRGEFGSPSYGTLSSGVRVNFDRPSSRYSEGDLGENFQILSDNVSSNIFQINNNTAALERIFKQLTAGKDGQEEKLHRIQKATNDLAGKTTAMLKQMSSYCVGNSPTVRQQRLQHERLKGDFRDSVSRYYSVQNKVVEKEKLLVGSTGLSQRQDSRRYGDDEFGNEKSGLMEDDRRRQEQEQLDMQIDIDQSLIRDREDRIRQIEGDILDINEIFRDLATMVYEQGDLVDSIEANVEQAQNYVEGANVQLSKASVYQKSARKKMCILLVIIAIVGGVIGIIIWQTN
- the LOC131790616 gene encoding syntaxin-12-like isoform X1, with protein sequence MKEVYSATMSRGEFGSPSYGTLSSGVRVNFDRPSSRYSEGDLGENFQILSDNVSSNIFQINNNTAALERIFKQLTAGKDGQEEKLHRIQKATNDLAGKTTAMLKQMSSYCVGNSPTVRQQRLQHERLKGDFRDSVSRYYSVQNKVVEKEKLLVGSTGLSQRQDSRRYGDDEFGNEKSGLMEDDRRRQEQEQLDMQIDIDQSLIRDREDRIRQIEGDILDINEIFRDLATMVYEQGDLVDSIEANVEQAQNYVEGANVQLSKASVYQKSARKKMCILLVIIAIVGGVIGIIIWQTN
- the LOC131790557 gene encoding nuclear receptor-binding protein, translating into MANNLTLGINDVRNEHSGDESDEDDDDVVEQSPCGRWEKRRQEVMQRDVPGIDHSFLAMDTEEGVEVVWNEVQFSERKSFKSKEENVTAVFENLIQLDHANIVKFHKFWTDTSPEKPRVIFITEYMTSGSLKQFLKKTRKSLKTLNEKVWKRWLRQILSALSYLHGCETPIVHGNLSCDTIFIQHNGLIKIGSVAPDTIHNHVKTYRDERRNMHFIAPEYGKPGHIIDCAVDIYAFGICALEMAALELHDTEGRVSRDAVFKAIAGLDSANSTIPRQQDFIRRCLAENPAERPTARDLLLHPSLFVVHPLKLLAAHCMVDNDVSPPDNREDTDPERVLATIGKELNWKRGKSPALELEKYLEEVRNGLFPLTGMQQKKELRPRQRPKSPEGEESVLSENQHQYDEETRRATLTKCQIKLSQDSADSKQQTQLELLLKLDDKMNRHLVSDLRPGDKGVDLADDLIRHGLLNKADREELAKAIQTQLDSYPTITT
- the LOC131790615 gene encoding nuclear inhibitor of protein phosphatase 1, which codes for MAATKTSVPANNPPFDVPGWAGKPPQGLHLDVMKQTNLVEKLIIDQKPYYLFGRNKEACDFNLEHTSCSRVHAALVFHKHLNRSFLIDLKSTHGTFIGTIRLEPQKPTQVQVDSVIRFGASSRSYVLREKPAIPNTGLKQADDSGKMEDDNEESSKGGLLGLPESDTELDDLTEFNTAHNKRISSLGIEEGSTKLTGVTSLKRKRRSSLSVQFREGEEIINPEDIDPTVGKFRNMVQTSIVIPNKKMRGPVSPVGSLTENITRRLQSFPYSQGLYSNLPGTGGVPEPTSPTSPTAQHKPRMSITSAPDVSSPELAEVPVHHAPEPIPTGPVVQNATMIIAEAPKKKKYAKEAWPGKKPTPSLLI